One Mesotoga infera DNA segment encodes these proteins:
- a CDS encoding sugar ABC transporter permease, with protein MMAYLVWTIYPILNGFYMSLFKWNLNPKIPNDFIGLENYIELFQDSQFYVALVNTIKYAIITVPFQMVLGLLVALLLNKGMKGQTLFRLLFYLPVITSWVVVSVLFQYLFATRGGIVNFILKDVFHLIKTDIKWLAQTSTAMIPIYVLGIWKGIGWTMLIFLAGLQSIPKQLYEAARIDGANSWKLFTKVTAPLLRPTFVFQLVMLTIGGFNVFLSVFIMTGGGPRNSTHVLNTYMFKEAFEYFHFGYGAAIAVVFFLMVFTISQLQRRFLKREPY; from the coding sequence ATGATGGCTTATCTGGTCTGGACAATCTATCCGATTCTTAATGGCTTCTATATGAGCCTTTTCAAGTGGAACTTGAATCCAAAGATTCCCAACGACTTCATCGGGCTGGAGAACTACATAGAGCTTTTTCAGGATTCACAGTTCTACGTAGCTCTAGTAAACACAATCAAGTACGCCATAATAACTGTTCCTTTTCAGATGGTTCTTGGACTGCTTGTTGCTTTGCTTCTAAATAAAGGAATGAAGGGACAGACGCTCTTCAGGCTTTTATTCTACCTTCCTGTCATAACCTCTTGGGTAGTCGTATCGGTCCTTTTCCAGTATCTATTTGCGACCCGCGGAGGTATTGTGAACTTCATCCTCAAAGATGTTTTTCATCTTATCAAGACAGATATAAAATGGCTAGCACAGACCTCCACGGCCATGATACCTATCTATGTTCTTGGAATCTGGAAGGGTATTGGTTGGACGATGCTAATCTTTCTCGCCGGCCTGCAGAGCATTCCAAAACAGCTCTATGAAGCTGCCAGGATAGACGGAGCGAACAGCTGGAAACTTTTCACCAAAGTCACGGCTCCCCTTCTCCGTCCAACGTTCGTATTTCAACTAGTTATGCTAACCATTGGCGGCTTCAACGTCTTCCTCTCTGTCTTCATTATGACCGGGGGAGGTCCACGCAACTCTACTCATGTTCTTAACACATACATGTTCAAAGAGGCATTCGAATACTTCCACTTCGGTTATGGGGCGGCTATAGCC
- a CDS encoding extracellular solute-binding protein, with amino-acid sequence MKKLLLVVLVILIAGMALAVEEITFWHSYSTNSGEYNLLTEKIIPEFEKSFPEIKVKETQVNYDDMRQRLIVGTAAGALGDVIRMDIIWVPQFADIEMLVPVDVVFAEEFDEIEDSFLPGPLSTCEWNGHYYGLPLDTNTQVLLWNKKLFEEVGLSEGPKTMEEFVEFAKLLTKDKDGDGQIDQWGYADSGLGPWNSIPWIYSFGGYILDQTNQKAEGFVNSEGSIQALQTFKDLRDAGFIADTIVGGGGIGTFEGYAEDIYAMILAGPWAWPIIKGQYPDAEINAVIFPAGAGGSRSVVGGENIVITETSEHKEASWEFVKYMTSYEVQKAFVEVSQMPVLNSLVEDKAIIEHPYFQVFMQQLKTAVARSPHPGWNQINDIMDQAWQDVIVADYDVKESLDYAAEQIEEVIAEYE; translated from the coding sequence GCACTAATTCCGGAGAGTACAATCTTCTTACCGAGAAGATAATTCCGGAATTTGAGAAGTCGTTTCCAGAAATCAAAGTTAAGGAGACTCAGGTCAACTATGATGACATGAGACAGCGTTTGATTGTTGGTACAGCAGCGGGGGCGCTTGGAGATGTAATCAGAATGGACATAATCTGGGTTCCGCAGTTTGCAGACATAGAAATGCTAGTGCCCGTCGATGTAGTATTCGCAGAGGAATTTGACGAGATCGAGGACAGTTTTCTTCCCGGTCCCCTTTCAACCTGCGAGTGGAATGGACACTATTACGGACTTCCTCTGGACACCAACACTCAAGTACTATTATGGAACAAGAAACTCTTCGAAGAAGTCGGACTGAGTGAAGGCCCAAAAACAATGGAAGAGTTCGTCGAGTTCGCAAAACTGCTCACCAAAGACAAGGACGGCGATGGTCAGATAGATCAATGGGGCTATGCTGACAGCGGTCTCGGTCCGTGGAATTCGATCCCCTGGATTTACAGTTTTGGTGGGTACATACTGGATCAGACAAACCAGAAGGCAGAAGGCTTCGTCAATTCTGAAGGAAGCATCCAGGCGCTCCAGACTTTCAAAGATCTCCGTGACGCTGGCTTCATAGCCGACACAATAGTTGGTGGCGGCGGAATTGGCACTTTCGAAGGTTATGCTGAGGATATATACGCCATGATTCTTGCAGGACCTTGGGCATGGCCAATAATCAAAGGACAGTATCCTGACGCCGAGATAAACGCTGTGATTTTTCCTGCGGGAGCCGGAGGATCGAGATCCGTTGTTGGGGGCGAGAATATCGTCATTACCGAGACTTCAGAACATAAAGAGGCCTCTTGGGAATTCGTTAAGTACATGACCTCTTACGAAGTGCAGAAGGCTTTTGTGGAAGTCAGTCAAATGCCCGTCTTGAATTCGCTCGTTGAGGATAAGGCAATAATAGAACATCCCTACTTTCAGGTTTTCATGCAGCAGCTGAAAACGGCCGTTGCAAGATCTCCACATCCTGGCTGGAATCAGATCAACGACATAATGGACCAAGCCTGGCAAGATGTAATAGTTGCAGATTACGACGTGAAAGAATCGCTGGATTACGCCGCAGAGCAGATCGAAGAGGTAATAGCCGAGTACGAATAA